From Oceanicaulis alexandrii DSM 11625, one genomic window encodes:
- a CDS encoding EAL domain-containing protein codes for MLRAVLAALIVVCFSLTHAVGQATPSTYDALIEEAQAAMMADPAQALAKAQAAEAQAETNNRTEGHAHSVAAALWLQGEALTRLGRATDASPVVDRAISLLGASPPPTQLYADLLVARGRIAKDRGDYALALDSMGRAYDIYLEIGALRNQSIVLQTIGSIYSAGGRYEQAIQHFSDAAERYEDPILELAASNNMANAYREMGRYDEAMIAFQAALQIAEAMDSQVLQARILNNLGALHAANAAYDEADEVIDRAFALFEGREAGEWSRFLYGVRAQTALGRGELETARDDIQRTFEGVPLEASTQPFTDFHETAVEIYTGLGQFERALEHAQAFKRLEDAARDIAASANTALLAAQFEFTEQELQINQLRTTGLEQDLALATARSRTRLIGAGAALALIFGALLFSLYLYRASKERQAILANALYTDAMTGLPSRSALERALAKAEARDREVALLVVSINRRDALNGALGFGAFADLCVQLAERLKTDAATEKLGLIANGDLGVILDYAPQDSLLDEDYLEQVAMRLHRLVQEPFKIDDIDIDLTVTVGGMPYEGDDCIKQAMIAVEQARETHVGFARFDAKTFGDPSENLALMSRMAVAISEGHMDLHYQPKLNLRTGQFDGAEALARWHDPKTGNISPGQFVPLAEETGHIWSLTEWALKRIARDQLALSRAGHDVALSINISGALLTDPDFAALAARIAAQAPGQLIFEITETAIVYDMKRAAHTLDQWVRAGVKLSIDDYGVGQSSLAYLKDLQAHELKLDRFFLQDFNDSHRDRLLVRSSVEMAHTLGMQCTVEGVEDADMLPALQGLGADWAQGFGLARPMPVMDLVGLFQHQAEGDAPLSLYRP; via the coding sequence GGCTGCTGAAGCCCAGGCCGAAACCAACAATCGGACTGAGGGACACGCGCATTCCGTAGCGGCCGCGCTTTGGCTGCAAGGCGAAGCGCTGACCCGGCTCGGACGCGCGACTGACGCCAGTCCGGTGGTGGATCGCGCCATTTCCCTGTTGGGCGCCTCGCCGCCTCCCACCCAGCTTTACGCCGACCTTCTGGTGGCGCGTGGACGCATCGCAAAAGACCGTGGGGATTATGCGCTGGCGCTGGATAGCATGGGGCGCGCCTATGATATCTATCTTGAGATCGGCGCGCTGCGAAATCAGTCCATTGTGCTTCAGACCATCGGCTCGATCTATTCAGCGGGCGGGCGGTACGAGCAGGCGATCCAGCATTTCTCCGATGCAGCCGAACGGTATGAAGATCCCATTCTGGAATTGGCCGCCTCAAACAATATGGCGAACGCCTATCGCGAAATGGGACGTTATGACGAGGCCATGATTGCGTTTCAGGCGGCGCTGCAGATCGCTGAAGCCATGGACAGCCAGGTGCTCCAGGCGCGCATCCTGAACAATCTGGGCGCTTTGCATGCCGCCAATGCAGCTTATGACGAAGCCGATGAGGTGATCGATCGGGCGTTTGCTCTGTTTGAAGGCCGTGAGGCGGGCGAATGGTCCCGGTTCCTGTATGGCGTGCGGGCGCAGACGGCGCTGGGCCGTGGTGAACTGGAAACAGCTCGCGATGATATCCAGCGCACGTTTGAAGGCGTGCCGTTGGAGGCGTCGACCCAGCCCTTCACGGACTTTCATGAAACCGCCGTCGAAATCTACACGGGTCTGGGCCAGTTCGAGCGCGCGCTGGAACATGCGCAGGCGTTCAAGCGGCTTGAAGATGCTGCGCGCGACATCGCTGCGTCCGCCAATACAGCCTTGCTGGCCGCGCAATTTGAATTCACTGAGCAAGAGTTGCAGATCAACCAGTTGCGCACGACAGGGCTGGAACAAGATCTGGCCTTGGCGACCGCCCGCAGCCGGACCCGGCTGATCGGCGCAGGGGCGGCCCTGGCCCTCATTTTTGGCGCCTTGCTGTTCAGCCTGTATCTCTACCGGGCGTCCAAAGAGCGTCAGGCGATCCTCGCAAACGCGCTTTATACCGACGCCATGACGGGGCTTCCCTCTCGCAGCGCGCTGGAGCGTGCGCTCGCAAAGGCCGAGGCGCGGGATCGTGAAGTCGCGTTGTTGGTGGTCAGCATCAATCGTCGGGACGCCCTGAACGGGGCGCTTGGTTTTGGTGCCTTCGCTGATTTGTGCGTGCAGCTGGCAGAGCGCCTGAAGACGGATGCGGCGACTGAGAAACTCGGTTTGATCGCCAACGGCGATCTGGGCGTGATCCTGGACTACGCCCCTCAGGATTCCTTGCTGGATGAAGATTATCTCGAGCAAGTGGCGATGCGTCTGCATCGGCTTGTGCAGGAGCCGTTCAAGATCGATGACATTGACATCGATCTGACGGTGACGGTCGGCGGCATGCCCTATGAGGGGGATGATTGCATCAAGCAAGCGATGATCGCTGTGGAGCAAGCGCGTGAGACGCATGTTGGCTTTGCGCGTTTTGACGCCAAGACGTTCGGCGACCCGTCTGAAAATCTGGCGTTGATGAGCCGCATGGCCGTGGCCATCTCCGAAGGCCATATGGACCTGCATTATCAGCCCAAGCTGAATTTACGCACAGGCCAGTTTGATGGGGCGGAAGCGCTGGCGCGCTGGCATGATCCCAAGACGGGAAACATCTCGCCCGGTCAATTCGTGCCGTTGGCGGAAGAAACCGGCCATATCTGGAGTTTGACGGAATGGGCGCTGAAACGCATCGCGCGCGATCAGCTCGCCTTGTCCAGAGCCGGTCATGATGTGGCTTTGTCGATCAATATTTCAGGGGCCTTGCTCACAGATCCCGATTTTGCCGCGCTTGCGGCCCGGATCGCGGCGCAAGCGCCGGGCCAGCTGATCTTCGAGATCACGGAAACCGCGATCGTGTACGATATGAAACGCGCCGCACACACCCTGGACCAATGGGTTCGGGCCGGCGTGAAATTGTCCATTGATGATTATGGGGTCGGTCAGTCTTCGCTGGCTTATCTGAAGGATTTGCAAGCGCATGAACTGAAGCTCGACCGCTTCTTCTTGCAAGACTTCAATGACTCCCATCGTGATCGCTTGCTGGTCCGTTCCTCTGTGGAGATGGCCCATACCCTTGGCATGCAATGCACGGTCGAGGGCGTGGAGGATGCGGACATGTTGCCAGCGCTGCAGGGGCTCGGCGCTGATTGGGCGCAGGGCTTTGGCCTGGCGCGCCCCATGCCGGTGATGGATCTCGTTGGTTTGTTTCAGCACCAGGCGGAAGGCGACGCTCCGCTAAGCCTGTATCGCCCCTGA